GATCATCGGCGCGGCCCGCGACCGCGCGGGCCAGCAGGTCCGCGGTGGCCGGTGCGACGACGACGAGGTCGGCCTGCTGCCCGATCCGCACGTGCGGGACCTCGGGAACGTCCTCGAACACCCCGGTGCGCACCGGTTGACCGGACAGCGCCTCGAAGGTCGCGGCCCCGACGAATTTCAGGGCGGATTCGGTCGGGACGACCCGGACCTCATGGCCGGCCTCGGACAGCTGTCGAATTACCGAGCAGGCCTTGTAGGCCGCGATTCCGCCGGCTACTCCGACGATGATCCGTTTGGCAGCCATCACCGGTCGCCGCTCGCTACTCGCCTTCGGTGTGTTCGAGCAGGTCGCCGTGGATCTCGCGCATCGCGATCGACAGCGGCTTCTCCTGCAGACCCGGCTCCACCAGGGGGCCGACGTATTCGAGAATGCCGTCGCCGAGCTGGTTGTAGTAGTCGTTGATCTGCCGGGCGCGCTTGGCGGCGTAGATCACCAGCGCGTACTTGCTCGAGACCCGCTCCAGCAACTCATCGATGGGCGGGTTGGTGATGCCCAGCGGCGTGTCGTAGGCGTCGACTCCCGCGGCGTCGACCGCGTCGGTGGCGGTCAGGGTGTCGGCGTGCGTGTTAGTCACTGAAAAACTCTCCTGGCAGTTGCTGAAAGCACATTCTCGAAAGATCTGTTCTGGAAAATGCCGTCTCAAGGGCGCGTAAGCAGCAAGGATACCAATTCGGAGCAGGCGGTTTCCAATTCGCTGTTGACCACCACCACATCGAAGTCGCCCTGAGCAGCGATTTCTTCACGTGCGGTGGCCAATCGGCGCGCAATGACCTCCGGCGATTCGGTGCCGCGCCCCACCAGTCGGGCCTCCAGCACCGCCCAGCTCGGCGGCGCCAGGAACACCGAGGTCGCCGCCGGAAGCGCCTGCTTGACCGCGCGCGCCCCGGCCAGGTCCACCTCGATCAAGACCGGCCGGCCCTCCTGCACCGCAGCGCGGACCGGCTCCGCCGGGGTGCCGGAACGGTGCAGGCCGCCGTGGATCTCGGCCCATTCGAGCAATTCACCGCGGTCGATCAGGTCCTGGAACGCTGCGGACGTCACGAAGTGATAGTCGACACCGTCGACCTCGCCCGGACGCGCCGCCCTGGTGGTGGCGGACACGCTGAAGAACAGCCCGGGGACCCGATCTCGCAAGCAGCGCACCACGGTCGACTTTCCGACCGCGGAGGGGCCGGACAGCACGACTACGCGGCCGTCCGGTCCCCCGCTGGTGCCCACGACCCCCTTAGGAGGGGTCGAACTTTTCCAGCAGCGCCTTGCGCTGCCGGTCGCCGAGGCCGCGCAGGCGGCGGGTCGGCGCGATCTCGAGCTCGGTCATGATCTCCTGGGCCTTGACCTTGCCCACCTTGGGCAGGGCTTCCAGCAGGGCGGAGACCTTCATCTTTCCGAGGACCTCGTCGGTCTCGGCGTCCTTCAGGACTTGCTTGAGGTTGGTGCCGCCGCGCTTGAGCCGATCCTTGAGCTCAGCTCGGGCTCGACGTGCGGCGGCAGCCTTCTCCAACGCTGCCGCGCGCTGTTCGTCGGTCAACTGGGGAAGGGCCACGATTCCTCCATCTCATTGGTCCATCTAGGCCATTTAACACCGTTGGCCGGGTACTTCAGCCAGCGACGACGACCGTACCCAGGCTCTCTGACGAAATCTAACCCCACCCCCTGGTTACGGCGTCAAATCCCGGCGTCCCGGGCCCCCTCGAATCGGGGCCGCCCGGTGCTGCGCAGCGCCGGTTTCGGCGAGATCGCGCGGGTCGGCTGCCGTAACCGACTGCATTTCAAGACGTTTCGCCACGTGGAAGCCGTATTTGGTCCACCGGCCGCGCGGCCGGCCCACGTTGTGGGACCCGCGAACGGCGCCGAAAGAAAAATTTTGGCTGGTCCTGGGGTTTCGGGCGTGTCGGGCACCCCTGGACGTGGGTCGCGCTGCGAAGGCTGCCGGCGGCCGCGACCAGCGCGAATGCCGGGGGCCTCTGGGACGGAAGGGACGCAAGGGGGAGGTGGTTCGCCCGCGTTCACGTCACCGCTGGCTGATTCGGGGACATCTCGACCCACCGGTGGGGGTTCGCGAGGTGCTTCGTGGTGACGACTTGCTGACGATGCCCTCTCGCCGCCCGCTCGCCCCCCGAAAGAGTCTCCGACGACCACTGCGACGTCGCCACCGAAGGACTTAGTCGCACTCCCCCGTCGTCGCGCGGGCGCCAAAGACCGCGGCGTGACGGTGGGCGCGACGGTGCCGTTCACCGGGGTGCCATGCCCGGCCCGATGACCCGTTGCACACCTGAAAGATGCTGGCGTAGAGGACATCCCGAGAATTGACAAGGGCAGGAGACTTCGGCGAGGCGACCGCTTCCACCACGAAGTTCGTTGCCATGGGTACCGGACCGCCGCAGGTCGCGAAGATCCCGGCCATCCTGATCGATCGGTTGGTTTCGCCCACGGCGAGCGCCGACGGTGTGCGCGGAAAGGCATAGCCGGAAACACCGTAGCAACCAGCGCGCCCCGCCCAGCTCCACAAAACCAGTGCTACTAAGTAAGTGCTTGCTAATGAGGATCCACCGCGGCACCATCTGTAATTGCCGGGGATGCGCGACGAAGAGGCGGAGATGACAGACACCGATCTGACAGTCGACCAACACGCCGTCGAGGTGCTGATTCTGGGAGCCGGGGTATCCGGCATCGCCGCGGCGATCGGATTGCAGAACACCGGGATCCACGATCTGGTCCTCATCGAGCGCGCGGACGCGGTCGGCGGCACCTGGCACTTCAACACCTATCCGGGATGCGCGGTGGACATCCCCTCGCACGTGTATTCGTTCTCCTACGCGCTCAAGCCGGACTGGTCCCGGGTGTACGGGACGCGGGCCGAACTGCGGGATTACATCGGCCAGGTCGTCGACGACTTCGGCGTGCGAGACAAGATCCGCACCCAGACCGAGGTGCTCGACGCGCGTTGGGACTCCGGTCAGGAACGCTAGCACGTGACCACCAACCGCGGCACATACCTCGCACGGTTCTTCGTGATCGCCGCCGGCCCGCTGCACGAGCCGATGATCCCCGACCTCCCGGGTCGAGACACCTTCAAGGGCAAGGTATTTCACTCCTCGCACTGGCCCACCGACCTCGACCTCACGGGGCGACAGGTGGTGGCGATCGGCAACGGCGCGTCCGCCATCCAATTCGTTCCGGCGGTCCAACCCGTGGTCGGCAGGCTCACCATCCTGCAGCGCACCCCGTCGTGGGTCCTACCCAAGCCCGATTGGGACATCAGCGAGCGTTCGAAGCGATTCCTCGCGCGGTTCCCGGCATCGATGAAGTTGCTCCGGGCACTGGAGTGGGCCTTGCTGGATCCGCTGGTGAGCATCTCGCTACGGTCACCACGTTTCGCCGGTTTGCTGAGCCTGGCGGGCCGGCTGCATATTCGCCGGCACATCAAGGACAGCGCACTCCGACGCGCGGTGACACCGAACTACACCCCCACCTGCAAACGCCTGCTGTTCTCCAACGACTACTTCCCGGCATTGACGGCACCCAACGTCGAGCTGCTCGACTCGCCCGCCGCCGAGATCCGCGAACATTCCGTGGTTACCGCGGCCGGGTGTGAAATCCCTGCTGACACAATAATTTTCGGGACCGGATTTCACACGCTGCAGCACCACCCGGTAGCCCAACGCATCCGCGGCAGATCCGGCGAGACGCTGGCCGAGGTGTGGAAGGGCAACCCGAAGGCGCACATGGGCACCACCATCAACGGTTTCCCCAACGCATTCATGATGTTCGGCCCCAACGTCGGCACGCTATCCGGCTTCACCATGGCCGAGGCGCAGGCCAATTACCTCGTCGGCGCGATCAAGGCCACCAACGCCCTCGGCGTCGCTGCTCTCGACGTGACCGGCGCAGCGCAGGACGCCTTCGTCGCCGCAGCAGACAAGATGCTGAACAAGTCGAGCCTGGCCCTGGGCGGCTGTGACAGCTACTACTTGGCCGACGGCCACCGACGGGTTTCCCTTGCCTGGCCCGGGTCGATGTACTCACTGACCCGGCGACTTCGCACGTTCGACGTGGAGTCCTACGCGCCGGCAACCGCAGCGGCCACGTGACGCAAAGGATGCACCCCGGAGGACAAGTGGTGAGCACCCAACAGCGCGCCGCATCGGCGCAAAAGCGGATGAGTGCCGAGCAGCGGCGCGCGCACATCGAAATGTCGGCCCGGGACGTTTTCATTGCCCAGGGGCTGAAGGGCGCGCGGACTCGCGACATCGCGGCTGCGGCCGGCATCAACGAGGCGCTGCTGTACCGACACTTCGCGTCCAAAGAGGACCTGTTCGCCGCGGCTGTCGTCGCGCCCCTGCGCGAACTCATCGCACGCCGGGCCGAAGCCGACAGCCTTCCCCCCACCGACGCGCAAACCTCCCGGGACGAGATGGTCGAGCGAACCCGCCTGTTCATCGCCAGCCTGATCGACGTGATGCGCGACGTCGCACCCCTGCTGGGGGTGCTGATGTTCGATGGTGAGGAATCGGCACGCAGCCACTACGAAGAGATCCTGGCGCCGGTGCTCCAGGAGATCGGCGACCGCATCCGGACCAACCTCGGCTGGTGGGATCACCGCACCTTCGATGTCGACGCGGCCGTCCGGTTCGCGTTCGGTGCGGTGTGGTTCGACGTGCTCTCGGGCCGCCTCGAGAACCGCGCGATCGACGCCGAGACCGCGTCCCGCGAGATCGCCGAGATGGTGGTGTTGGGTCTGGCAACCCGTTCCTGACACGGCCCATCCGGCCGACGGCGGCGCAGTTTTCAGACCAGGTAGGCGACCTGGTCGCGGATCCGCTCTGCTGCGGCCCGCACCGCGGCGGCATCCGGCCCGGCTTTGAGCACCTCGCGCGACACCGCGGGCAGGACCCGAGCGCCCAATCGGCCCAGATCTTCGGCGCGTCCACCCTGGGCGCCCAACCCGGGCGCCAGAACCGGGCCGTCGAGGGCACTCAGGTCAGGCAGCTCGGACAACGTCGCTCCGACCACCACGCCGATGGAACCCGTTCCGGTTGCACTGTTCTCGGCACCTGCCGCGTCGACGACGGACTGCGCGACAGTACGGCCGGCGATGCTGGCCCGCTGCACCCCGGCGCCCTCCGGGTTCGAGGTGGCGGCCAGCACGAAAACACCCCGGCCACGCTCGGCGGCGGTGTCCAGCAGCGGCCGCAGCGACTCGAAGCCCAGATACGGCGACGCGGTCACCGCGTCGCTGGCCAGCGGCGAGTCGCCGAGCCAGGCCGCGGCGTAGGCCGCCATGGTGGTACCGATGTCGCCGCGCTTGGCATCTGCCAGGACCAGCACGCCGGTCGCCCGCAACTCGGCGATGGTGCGTTCCAGCACCGCGTAACCCGCGGCGCCGTAGGCCTCGAAAAACGCGACCTGCGGTTTGACGACGGCGAACCCGGCGTAGGCCTCCACGCAGATCGCGCTGAACGCGGCCAGCCCGTCGGCGTCGGCCGTCAGCCCCCAGGCTGTCAACAGCTCCGGGTGCGGATCGATGCCCAGACACAACGGCCCGCGGGCGGCGACCGCCTCGGCCAGCCGGACCCCGAAGCCCGCCATGCTCAGTGCCCGTCCAGCGTGGCGTGCAGTTCCTGCAGGGACCGCACACCGATGTCGCCGCGGATGCCGGCCTCGATGCCCTGCACCGCGGCCGAGGCGCCCTGCACGGTGGTCACGCAGGGGATGTTCATCTGGACCGCGGCGGCCCGGATCTCGTAACCGTCGACCCGGGGCCCGGAGTTGCCGTAGGGGGTGTTGACCACCAGGTCCACCTCGCCGGCGCGGATCGCGTCGACCGCCGTCAGTGCCGGCCGGTCCGGGCTGGGCTCCTCGAAGTTCTTCCGCACCACCTCGCACGGAATCCCGTTGCGGCGCAGCATCTCCGCGGTGCCCTCGGTGGCCAGTACCCGGAAACCGAGGTCCGCCAACCGTTTCACCGGGAACACCAAGGACCGCTTGTCGCGGTTGGCCACCGACACGAAGATGGTGCCGCGCGCCGGCAGCGAGCCATAGGCGGCGGTCTGGCTCTTCGCGAAGGCCTTGCCGAAGTCGGAGTCGATGCCCATCACCTCGCCGGTGGACTTCATCTCCGGGCCCAGCAGCGAGTCGACTCCCGAGCCGTCGGCCTGCCGGAACCGGTGGAACGGCAGCACCGCCTCCTTGACCGCGATCGGAGCGTGCGGCGCCGGGCTGGCCCCGTCGCCGTCGGCGGCCAGCATCCCCTCGGCGCGCAGCTCGGCGATGGTGGCGCCCAACATGACCCGTGCGCAGGCCTTGGCCAGCGGCACGGCGGTGGCCTTGGAGACGAAGGGCACAGTGCGGCTGGCCCGGGGGTTGGCCTCCAGCACGTAGAGGACGTCCTCCTTCAGCGCGTACTGCACGTTGAGCAGACCGACCACGCCGATGCCCTTGGCAATGGCCTCGGTGGCGCGCCGCACCGCGGCGATGTCGGTGCGGCCCAGCGTGACCGGCGGCAGCGCGCACGCCGAGTCGCCGGAGTGGATGCCGGCCTCCTCGATGTGTTCCATCACCCCGCCGATGTAGACGTCGGTGCCGTCGCACAGCGCGTCGACGTCGATCTCGATGGCGTCCTCGAGGAACCGGTCGACGAGCACCGGGTGCTCGGGCGAGAGTTCGGTGGCCCGCATGATGTAGCCCTGCAGGGTCTCCTCGTCGTAGACGATCTCCATGCCGCGCCCACCGAGTACGTACGACGGGCGCACCAGCACCGGGTAGCCGATGTCGGCGGCGATGGTACGGGCCTGCTCGAAGGTCGTCGCGGTGCCGAACCGCGGGGCGGGCAGACCCGCGGCGGTCAGCACCTCGCCGAACCGGCCGCGGTCCTCGGCCAGGTCGATGGCCTCCGGTCGGGTCCCCACGATCGGGACGCCGGCCCGTTCGAGCCGGTCGGCCAGCCCCAGCGGGGTCTGGCCGCCGAGCTGCACGATCACCCCGACGACGCCGGGGCCGCCGGCGCCGGACTCCTGTTCGGCGTGGTAGACCTCCAGGACGTCCTCGAAGGTCAGCGGTTCGAAGTAGAGCCGGTCGGCGGTGTCGTAGTCGGTGGACACCGTCTCCGGGTTGCAGTTCACCATGACCGTCTCGAAGCCGGCCCCGCTGAGCGTGGTCGCGGCATGCACACAGCTGTAGTCGAACTCGATGCCCTGACCGATGCGGTTGGGACCCGACCCCAAGATGAGCACCTTGGGCCGGTCGGCCTGCGGGGCCACCTCGCTCTCGGCGGCGGGATCCAGTTCGTAGGTGCTGTAGTGGTACGGCGTCTTGGCCTCGAACTCCGCGGCGCAGGTGTCGACGGTCTTGAAGACCGGGTGCACACCGAGCCGCTCGCGCAGCACCCGCACTCCGACCTCGCCGGCCAATTCGGGTCGCAGACAGGCGATCTGGTGGTCCGACAGGCCCTGGTACTTGGCGCGGCGCAACAGCTGCGCGTCCAGCACCGGCGCCGCCAGCAGCTGGTCGCGCAGCGCCACCAGGCCGGCGATCTGGTCGAGGAACCAGGGGTCGACGCCGGAGGCCGCCGCGACCTGCTCGACCGTCGCGCCCAGGCGCAACGCCAGCTCGATGTCGTAGAGCCGGCCGTCGGTCGGCGTCCGCAGCCGCTCCAGCAGGTCCTCGACGCTGACGTCGGGGTCCGGTCCGGTCCAGAAACCGGCCCGCTTGGTCTCCAGCGAGCGCATCACCTTGCCGAGCGCCTCGACGAAGTTGCGGCCCAACGACATCGCCTCGCCCACCGACTTCATGGTGGTGGTCAGGGTCGCGTCCGCCCCGGGGAACTTCTCGAATGCGAACCGCGGGGCCTTGACCACCACGTAGTCCAGCGTGGGTTCGAAGCAGGCCGGGGTTTCCTTGGTGATGTCGTTGACGATCTCGTCGAGGGTGTAGCCGATGGCCAACTTGGCGGCGATCTTGGCGATCGGGAAGCCGGTGGCCTTCGAGGCCAGCGCGGAGGACCGCGACACCCGGGGGTTCATCTCGATGACGATCAACCGGCCGTCGCGCGGATCGACGGCGAACTGGATGTTGCAGCCGCCGGTGTCGACGCCGACCTCACGCAGGATCGCGATGCCCAGGTCGCGCATGACCTGGTACTCGCGGTCGGTCAGGGTCATGGCCGGCGCCACGGTCACCGAGTCACCGGTGTGCACGCCCATCGGGTCGACGTTCTCGATCGAGCACACCACCACGACGTTGTCGCGGCCGTCGCGCATCAGCTCGAGCTCGTATTCCTTCCAGCCGTAGATCGACTCCTCGATCAGCACGTTCGCCGACGGGGACGCCGCCAGGCCGTCGCCGGCCATCCGCTCCACGTCGTCGAGGCTGGCCGCCATGCCCGAGCCCAGCCCGCCCATGGTGAAGCTGGGTCGGACCACCACGGGCAGGCCGAGGTCGGCCACCGCCTCGCGCACCTCCGCCATGGTGTAACAGACCCGGCTGCGGGCGGATTCGCCGCCGACCTTGGCGACGATGTCCTTGAACTTCTGCCGGTCCTCGCCGCGCTGGATGGCGTCGAAGTCGGCGCCGATCAGCTCGACGCCGTACTTCTCGAGCACCCCGTTCTCGTGCAGCGCTACCGCGGTGTTCAGCGCGGTCTGCCCGCCGAGGGTGGCCAGCAGCGCGTCGATCTTGTTGCCGCGCTCGGCCTGCTGGGCGATGACCTTCTCCACGAACGCCGGGGTGATCGGTTCGACGTAGGTGTGGTCGGCGTACTCGGGGTCGGTCATGATGGTCGCCGGATTCGAGTTGACCAGGCTGACCTGCAGACCTTCGGCGCGCAGCACGCGGCAGGCCTGGGTGCCCGAGTAGTCGAATTCGCAGGCCTGACCGATGACGATCGGTCCGGACCCGATCACCAGGACATGGTTGAGGTCGTTACGGCGAGGCATCAGCGCCCTTCCCTTCCGGCGCGAGCGTGCGCGATCACGGTGAAACTGTCGGTGTGTCGGCCGGGGACATGCACACTCGCGGTGGTTGTGGTGCTCACGCGAGGTCCTCCCCCGCCATCACCGCGATGAACTGGTCGAACAGGTTCTCGGCGTCGTGCGGTCCGGCGGCAGCCTCCGGGTGGTACTGCACCGAGAAGGCCCGGCCGCTGAGCAACCGAATGCCCTCCACGACACCGTCGTTGGCGCAGGTGTGGCTGACCACGGCGGGGCCGAAGGGGGTGTCGAACTGCTCGCCGGCCTCCCCCTCGAGCGCGAAGCCGTGGTTCTGCGCGGTGATCGCCACCCGGCCGGTGGTGTGGTCGATGACCGGGACGTTGATCCCGCGGTGCCCGAAGGTCATCTTGTAGGTGGACCGACCGAGGGCGCGGCCGAGCAACTGGTTGCCGAAGCAGATGCCGAACACCGGGATGTCGGCGCCGAGCGCCTCCCGGACCACCGTCACCACGTGGTCGGCGGCGGCCGGGTCGCCGGGCCCGTTGGACAGGAACAGCCCGTCCGGCTTGAGGTCGGCGATCTCCTCGAAGGTGGTCGCCGACGGCAACACCTGGCTGCGGACCCCCCGGCGCGCGAAGATCCGCGGGGTGTTGGTCTTTATGCCGAGGTCGATCGCGGCCACCGTGAACCGGTGCGCGCCCTCGGGTTCCACGACGTAGCGCACGTCGGTGCTGACCTCGCCGGCGAGGTCGGCCCCGAGCATCGAGGGCTGGGCGTTGACCCGCTCGACGAGTTCGTCGGCCGGGGCGGCGGCCGCCGGCCCGGAGAAGATCCCGGCTTTCATCGACCCGCGGGTGCGCAGGTGACGCACCACCGCCCGGGTGTCGATCCCGGCGATGCCGACGATGTTCTGGCGCTCCAGTTCGGCGTCCAGCGTGCCGGTGGCCCGCCAGTTCGAGGCGCGCGGCGACGGGTCGCGCACCGCGTACCCGGCGACCCAGATGCGGTCCCCGCGGCTCTCGCTGTCCTCGCCGTTCCACCCGGTGTTGCCGATCTGCGGCGCGGTGGCGACGACGATCTGGCGGTGGTAGCTCGGATCGGTCAGCGTCTCCTGGTAGCCGGACATGCCGGTGGAGAACACCGCCTCGCCCAGGGCCTGCCCGACCGCCCCGAACGGGGTGCCGGTGAACACCCGGCCGTCCTCGAGCACCAGCAGGGCTGTTGTGTGGTCCACAGTGTCGGTCACAGGACCTCCGTTCCGTTAGAAGATGTGTCCGTCCCGTCCGACACCCAGTGCCGGTATTCCCGGCGGTCGTCGGCGCGGAAACCGGTGTCGATCTCGGTTCCCGAGGGCAGTCGCCAGCGGATCGCCAGGATGCCGTCGTGGGTCAGTGCCTTGCCCGCGATGCCGCGCTCGGTGCGGATCGCGGTGATCGCCTCGTCGGGAATCCAGATCGGGCTCGCGCCGGTGCGTTGCAGCATCACCCCCTCCGGATAGCGGGTGATCACCGCCTTGGACCGATAACCCCAGTCGCCCACCGCGATCCGGTCCTGCCAGCTCGGCGCCAGCGTGCTGCCCACGTAGAGGCCCTTGATGCCGGGGATCAGGGCGGGCCCGACGGTGTCCGGCAGCGCCGGGATCTGGCCGATGAGCTCCAGCTGGCGTTCGGCGCGCCGGCGCCAGCCGCGCAGCACCAGGTAGATGAGGACGGCGATGAGCACCGCCACCACCGCGGCGAACACCAGCGAGGCCATCAGCGTGGGGGTGTTCATCGGACGACGGCCCCGTCGCGTGCGGTGATCTTGCCGCGCAGCAGGGTCGCGGTCACCGTGGCCGGCAGGGTCATCGACTCGAACGGCGTGTTGGCCGACCGGCTGGCCAGGTCGGGGCCGGACACGGTCCAGTTGGTGTCGGGGTTCACCACCGTCAGGTTGGCCGGCTCGCCGACCTCCAGCGGGCGGCCGTGATCCGGCAACCCGGCGATGCGGGCCGGGTTCTCGCTCATCACGCGGGCGACGCCGCGCCAGTCCAGCAGCCCCGGGTTCACCATCGTTTCGACGACCACCGACAGTGCGGTCTGCAGGCCGAGCATGCCCGGCCGGGCCTGGGAGAACTCGCAGCACTTCTCGTGTTCGGCGTGCGGAGCGTGATCGGTGGCCACGCAGTCGATCACGCCGTCGGCGAGCGCGCGGCGCAGGGCGACCGCGTCGGAGGCCTCCCGCAGCGGCGGGTTCACCCGGTTCACGCCGTCGTAGCCGGCCAGCCGGCTGTCGTCGAGCAGCAGGTGGTGCGGCGTTACCTCGGCGGTGATCGAGATCCCCTGCCCCTTGGCCCATTTCAGGATCTCGACGGTGCCGGCGGTCGACGCGTGGCAGATGTGCACCCGGGTGTCGGCGTCGCGGGCCAGCAGGGCATCGCGGGCGACGATCGACTCCTCGGCGGCGCGCGGCCAGCCGGTCAGGCCCAGCCGCGCGGCCGTCGGCCCCTCGTGGGCCACGGCGCCGACGGTCAGGCGCGGTTCCTCGGCGTGCTGGGCGATGAGCACGCCGAGCCCCTTGGCGTACTCCAGCGCCCGACGCATGACCAGCGGATCGTGCACGCAGTGGCCGTCGTCGGAGAAGACCCGCACACCGGCGGCGCCGCCCGCCATCATCGCCATTTCGGTCAGCTGGGTGCCCTGCAGGCCCACGGTGACCGCGCCGACCGGATGCACGTCGACCAGGCCGACCTGCTGACCGCGGTGCCAGACGTGGTCGGTGACCACCGGCGAATCAGCCACCGGTGTGGTGTTGGCCATCGCGAAGACCGCCGTGTAACCGCCGAGCGCCGCCGCGGCCGAACCGGTTTCGATGGTCTCGGTGTCCTCGCGGCCGGGCTCGCGCAGATGCGTGTGCAGATCCACGAAGCCGGGCAGCAGCACCTGGCCGGCCGCGTCGATCACGGTGCGGTCCGCGTTTGCGGACACCGAACCCGCGGGCGCGATCTCGACGATCTGCCCGTCCTCGACCACCACGTCGACCGGTTCGCCCTGCCCGTAGCGCCGGGCCCCGGCGATCAGCACACTCATTTGACTCCTCCCGCGTCCGCGGCCACCTCGGCGGACCGGTCCGCCCCGACCAGCAGATGGAACAGCACCGCCATCCGGACGTGCACACCGTTGGAAACCTGTTGCAGCACCGCCGATTGCGAAGAATCCGCGACCGAGGAGGCGATCTCCATGCCGCGCAGCATCGGACCCGGGTGCAGCACCACGGCGTGCTCGGGCAGCAGCGCCCGCCGTGCCTCGGAGAGCCCATAGAGCACCGAGTACTCCCGGGCCGACGGGAAGAAACCGCCGGTCATCCGCTCGGCCTGCACCCGCAGCATCAGCACCGCGTCGGCGGCGGGCAGTTCGGCGTCGAGGTCGTGGGTCACCGTGACCGGCCAGGCGTCGACACCGACCGGCAGCAGGGTCGGCGGTGCCACCACCACCACCTCGGCACCGAGAGTGGCCAGCAGGGTGACGTTGGACCGGGCGACCCGACTGTGCAAGATGTCGCCGACGATCACCACCCGCCGGCCCGCAATCTCGCCCAGCCGCTGCCGCAGCGTCAGCGCGTCCAGCAACGCCTGGGTCGGGTGTTCGTGGGTGCCGTCGCCGGCGTTGATGACCGCCGGGCCCGAGGCCAGCGGGTCGGCGGGCCGGGTCCAGTGCGCGAGTTGCTGCGCGGCCCCCGAGGCCGGGTGCCGGATGATCAGGGCGTCGGCGCCGGCCGCGCGCAGCGTCAACGCGGTGTCGCGCAGCGATTCGCCCTTGCCCACCGAGGACCCCGAGGCGCTGACGTTGATGACGTCGGCGCTCATCCACTTGCCGGCCACCTCGAAGGACACCCGGGTGCGGGTGGAGTTCTCGTAGAACATCGTGATGACGGTGCGCCCCCGCAGCGTCGGCAGCTTCTTGACCTCGCGACCCAGCAACGCCGCGGCGAACCGGTCGGCGTCGTCGAGAATCGCGGTGGCCTCGTCGCGGCTCAGATCAGCCGCATTGAGCAGGTGTTTCACCGGGCGGGACCTCCATGCGGGGCGATCCGGACGGAGTCGTAGCCGTCCGATTCCTCGAGTCGGAGCTTGACGTTCTCGCTGCGCGAGGTGGGCACGTTCTTGCCGACGTAGTCGGCGCGGATGGGCAGTTCCCGGTGGCCGCGGTCGACCAGCACGGCCAGTTGCACGGCCCGCGGCCGCCCGATGTCGCGCAGGGCGTCCAGCGCCGA
This DNA window, taken from Mycolicibacterium sp. MU0050, encodes the following:
- the rpoZ gene encoding DNA-directed RNA polymerase subunit omega, translating into MTNTHADTLTATDAVDAAGVDAYDTPLGITNPPIDELLERVSSKYALVIYAAKRARQINDYYNQLGDGILEYVGPLVEPGLQEKPLSIAMREIHGDLLEHTEGE
- the gmk gene encoding guanylate kinase gives rise to the protein MGTSGGPDGRVVVLSGPSAVGKSTVVRCLRDRVPGLFFSVSATTRAARPGEVDGVDYHFVTSAAFQDLIDRGELLEWAEIHGGLHRSGTPAEPVRAAVQEGRPVLIEVDLAGARAVKQALPAATSVFLAPPSWAVLEARLVGRGTESPEVIARRLATAREEIAAQGDFDVVVVNSELETACSELVSLLLTRP
- the mihF gene encoding integration host factor, actinobacterial type, translated to MALPQLTDEQRAAALEKAAAARRARAELKDRLKRGGTNLKQVLKDAETDEVLGKMKVSALLEALPKVGKVKAQEIMTELEIAPTRRLRGLGDRQRKALLEKFDPS
- a CDS encoding NAD(P)-binding protein, whose translation is MTDTDLTVDQHAVEVLILGAGVSGIAAAIGLQNTGIHDLVLIERADAVGGTWHFNTYPGCAVDIPSHVYSFSYALKPDWSRVYGTRAELRDYIGQVVDDFGVRDKIRTQTEVLDARWDSGQER
- a CDS encoding NAD(P)/FAD-dependent oxidoreductase — encoded protein: MTTNRGTYLARFFVIAAGPLHEPMIPDLPGRDTFKGKVFHSSHWPTDLDLTGRQVVAIGNGASAIQFVPAVQPVVGRLTILQRTPSWVLPKPDWDISERSKRFLARFPASMKLLRALEWALLDPLVSISLRSPRFAGLLSLAGRLHIRRHIKDSALRRAVTPNYTPTCKRLLFSNDYFPALTAPNVELLDSPAAEIREHSVVTAAGCEIPADTIIFGTGFHTLQHHPVAQRIRGRSGETLAEVWKGNPKAHMGTTINGFPNAFMMFGPNVGTLSGFTMAEAQANYLVGAIKATNALGVAALDVTGAAQDAFVAAADKMLNKSSLALGGCDSYYLADGHRRVSLAWPGSMYSLTRRLRTFDVESYAPATAAAT
- a CDS encoding helix-turn-helix domain-containing protein, with the translated sequence MSTQQRAASAQKRMSAEQRRAHIEMSARDVFIAQGLKGARTRDIAAAAGINEALLYRHFASKEDLFAAAVVAPLRELIARRAEADSLPPTDAQTSRDEMVERTRLFIASLIDVMRDVAPLLGVLMFDGEESARSHYEEILAPVLQEIGDRIRTNLGWWDHRTFDVDAAVRFAFGAVWFDVLSGRLENRAIDAETASREIAEMVVLGLATRS
- the pyrF gene encoding orotidine-5'-phosphate decarboxylase, which encodes MAGFGVRLAEAVAARGPLCLGIDPHPELLTAWGLTADADGLAAFSAICVEAYAGFAVVKPQVAFFEAYGAAGYAVLERTIAELRATGVLVLADAKRGDIGTTMAAYAAAWLGDSPLASDAVTASPYLGFESLRPLLDTAAERGRGVFVLAATSNPEGAGVQRASIAGRTVAQSVVDAAGAENSATGTGSIGVVVGATLSELPDLSALDGPVLAPGLGAQGGRAEDLGRLGARVLPAVSREVLKAGPDAAAVRAAAERIRDQVAYLV